A single genomic interval of Macadamia integrifolia cultivar HAES 741 chromosome 6, SCU_Mint_v3, whole genome shotgun sequence harbors:
- the LOC122082862 gene encoding protein BRANCHLESS TRICHOME has protein sequence MEEMMALIRNPEKQRNQLISNATLPSWKLYENPFFYYSPKRRKRHHRLHLPLSARKIAASLWDLSFFTPIMDSELINVRAQIAELRSELELERKARKKVESMNKRLAKELLEERRGREAVERVCEELAKEMELDKAEINRVRREMEEERRMLRMAEVLREERVQMKLTEAKILFEEKLLELELDFTKPKRSFQFRSPSPSPVDEAKTEEEESSNRTRKEVATSITSPGCGSYLKNSHISNSTKLSCFDNVGGRSTSTVNQNHRKASPEVENPHIQRGIKGFVEFPRVVRAIGPRGNHLGSKLKCQKAQLRLLMRHRSPVRSHNFILS, from the coding sequence ATGGAGGAGATGATGGCGTTGATAAGAAACCCAGAGAAACAGAGGAACCAACTCATCAGTAACGCCACTTTACCAAGCTGGAAGCTTTACGAGAACCCATTCTTCTATTATTCCCCAAAACGACGAAAGCGTCACCATCGTCTCCATCTGCCACTCTCGGCTCGCAAGATAGCTGCTTCTCTCTGGGATCTTAGCTTCTTCACACCCATAATGGACTCTGAGCTAATAAACGTCAGAGCCCAGATCGCGGAATTGAGGTCAGAGCTTGAGTTGGAACGCAAGGCTCGTAAGAAGGTGGAGTCAATGAATAAGAGATTGGCCAAGGAGTTGTtggaggagaggagagggagagaagcgGTAGAACGAGTGTGCGAAGAGCTGGCTAAGGAGATGGAATTGGATAAGGCAGAGATAAACCGCGTGAGGAGAGAAATGGAGGAAGAGAGGAGGATGCTGAGGATGGCTGAGGTGTTGAGGGAAGAGAGGGTTCAGATGAAATTGACTGAAGCGAAGATTTTGTTCGAGGAGAAGCTGCTGGAGCTGGAGTTGGATTTCACTAAACCCAAGAGAAGTTTTCAATTTCGGTCTCCATCCCCATCTCCAGTGGACGAGGCTAAAACAGAGGAAGAGGAGAGTAGTAATAGAACTCGTAAAGAGGTCGCAACAAGCATCACATCACCTGGTTGTGGGAGTTATTTGAAGAATTCCCACATTTCAAATTCGACGAAATTGTCATGTTTTGACAATGTAGGTGGTCGATCGACATCGACAGTGAATCAGAATCACAGAAAAGCATCACCGGAAGTAGAGAATCCCCACATACAGAGAGGTATCAAAGGCTTCGTGGAGTTTCCTAGAGTGGTTCGGGCAATTGGCCCCCGAGGAAACCATTTGGGCTCCAAGTTGAAGTGTCAGAAAGCTCAACTTCGCCTTCTAATGAGACACAGGAGCCCCGTCCGAAGCCATAATTTCATCCTGAGTtga